The genome window ttttctcgggaattaaaagTATGGAAAATGCTgtcttttggaacagtaatagaacacaaactaccagttcattaaaccttgtttgttgggctgtaaatgtTTTAGTTTACTTAAAATGTGTGGTCAaatttgtcttatttttgacaaaaacaaggcttttctttctataaaaatcttgatattgccaaaaatagcaaacatggaaatttaagtttttttgccagttctgttgacttatctccaaacattaaaacgggagtctctctagaaaatatttgaatccgtgattaattattctactattgttacatttatacaaaaagtatagtggaacagagagagagagaggctatcgtttgaatgagaaatttatttaaaaaaattttctgttcatttcaggttgagatcatccataaaaattcatatgaatatttaaattaaaattttcatatcattttgtaatattttaggccctatttacatggaattttgcaattttcgtgcatttccagcatgttgtatcggtcatcctacgCATGcccagattgttgtttgatttgcaccagttatcatcgcactgagtaccagctctcacacgtgaccactCATTTTAGTTTaaactgtttcattttggagataattaatgtcatttgtaataataactgctttttcattttcgccatttttgcagaataattttgcttccattcaagccctaaagttgttgaagtttccaaacgtcccatttccacccaagtttaatggcaagtctcatattttaccaaaagcaAACTGAAGACCTAGTGATTCCTGCCccaaactagccatatgcaccttgtacttttgctgttctcagacattttaaacatgtgtctttgctgtaatttaaaaggtccgcctttttgtgtgatttggcagtgtcaagagtctattgattttatgctaatgctgttacgtaatcacatgtgtgatataatttttacatgtgttgtgtGAAAGACAAAGTACAtgcagtgtttatgtaatcattgagaaatgcccacatatgacgtcacaagtcaactcttaaacatactgactgaccctcgtatataaaattatgtcttccataaggtacCATGggccaattcgcatgataatacaatttaACATATGATactaggtatgaatggttgtggaatcgatctagatgcctgtccctctgtcatcttttAAGATTAGAACCGTCCTCCAACATACCATTTCAATTCTTATATCGTACCGGTTGGTTTAATGCATGCATTCATGTGCCCAGTATATCCATCCAACGTTGTTACTAAATTACATTTATGTGGATCTTCATTTTGTATTTCATTGAGTAAGTTGGTCTAGAATTTCCTGAATGTTCTTTTAAAGGCACTGTATGTGATTTGATAaatcaaaaaatctaaaatcAATACAGAGATTTGCATTTGTTTTGTAAAGAGTATACACGTAGTATGTGCAATAAAATACCCTGTAGGTGCTTAGCCCAAAACACAAGTTATACAGGTAAAAACTTTcagttggcaaaaaatattttcatcagTACATTCACAAGTTTGCGCCCCCTTTCAAAATCCTGGTTATGCCACTGTGCATATGCCCAGGTCTACTCCAAGCTATACCTGTCAAACGTAAAGCAGGTAATTGCAGCTCCTTCTATGATATGCCCTAACCTATTCCACAAGTCCATATCCACATCGTACACTTGATTCTCATCCACAGTTATCCCTGTACTTTCCACATGCCCATTCACAGCTACGAACACCTTATCCTCTATACGAAAAGTCGGCAGGTTGCTTTCCGAGATGAACTTCTGATCCTGCGCGGCTTCATCTCCACCTGCATCGGACATAGCTAAGCTGGCATCTTGCGGTGACGTGTTTGAGTCAAAATTGCATGCGTCGGTAGTACTTCCGGGAATATGCCCACTCCGGCGTGGGATCTAGCTTACTCTGTGTGCTTCTGAAACCAACTTGATAACAAATACCACTGTGGACTACTGGTAATACAGctttgcattgtgggtaataagtaCTAGCATGCCTAGTCCAGCTATTATGTTTCGGATGGAATAGGAGGACATGTAAGGCATTATTGAAATCTAAGCCTACGACTATAAGCTTGCCATTATACGGCGCCGCTGTAGGCTGCTTAAGTGCCGTGTCTATAGAGGTCACTATTTGCCACTTGTTAAGATTCATATCAAACCTTTCCACAGCACACATCCACTTCTTATTCTGATTTTGTCCCCCCAACAGCGTATATAAATCCGTCCACGTAGACCATTGCGAATTTGCTGCGCGCCACTTTCATCGTCGGTAGCCGCAGCCAACGATTGGTACATGCATCGTACTGGAAGAAAAAGTTGTGCGTGACAACTTTGTTGTTTTGTGTGTACTCACCACCAGCGATGAATAATTGTCCGCTGacagtgagggcgctgtggtGTGACACGCAACTGAATGGTAATTGAGCAAATTTTTTGAGCGGTATCCAACATTGCTTGTCTTGACTGTAGTAACGGATGCTTTCAAATGTGGTCTGTCCTCCAATAGCTACTATTGCCTGGAAAATAGAAATTAGAGGAGTGATAAGATTAATTTGGCATTATACAATTATACAGTACTACATGCATGGTTAGAGGGGCAATAGGGCAAACTATATTTGATAAAAATTTAGTATACTTCCAtaattgaattgaagtgtttaaaaatgAGAATAAATACATTGGTTGTTAACCAttgttgtgcatctatcgtctcatataacacgcaacatcattatttttggcataaaacaatgATGTCGTCCGTGTtgtatgagacaatagatgcacaacagcggctaaaaacaatacctttattctctaattatctaATTCATCAAGCACATCCCAGCAAATACACTAAAGTTCTAATATAAAAATTaacgaaaatgtttaaaaaaacaccaccaccacaacaacattatgttagaatgttttttgaatgtaaaAGTGTTTTATACCcagtaattaaatgttttgctttAAGACGTTTGTGTTTAGTGTTTTCTGGCTTCTTCATGTACAATTTGAAGGTACACATTGTCTATTTTATTGGAGTGTTTTCTCTTGATCATTTCAAATGTTATCACATCATTTTGctctaaaacattttgtgtttgctgacatGTTTACATATGATTCTAAGGAAAACAGGGACTATTTTAGATATATTACAGTATATTTTCTCCTCATCACATCACTGGTTCCattatatgggcaattccaagcacatCATTCAGCACTGCAAATTTTGCaacatgcaaattatgaaattagggtggtttggtAAAGTTTCTACCTTTATCATTCACTTACCAAATATAGCTTCCATCATGTTATTCACCTACAtgtttggctgctgcattaaaaagaaattcatATGCAAACTTTGCGTTGTGGAATGa of Amphiura filiformis chromosome 14, Afil_fr2py, whole genome shotgun sequence contains these proteins:
- the LOC140170264 gene encoding LOW QUALITY PROTEIN: kelch-like protein 15 (The sequence of the model RefSeq protein was modified relative to this genomic sequence to represent the inferred CDS: inserted 3 bases in 2 codons; deleted 2 bases in 2 codons), whose translation is MSFLDVTVIVDEESFRXHKAILVAISDVFXAMFTSGLRESSLDQITLQDDVDLSAEGFGLLLDFAYTGKMELNAESVFEVLATACHLHVQPAIETCISYIDHCFYNELLDFDDFLKISSMAGNYGLQRLKDIADDHIAKNFAEVSQTEDFIEQITARSLLEFLDRNDLAVSTEEQVLRGISTWLKQDKANRIHHTMPLLRKVRLGLVSAQSLVSYIDSNLLGIPQCKALFDQFMQHHAVRSGTAGGPGPLMTAHPEMFTPRVSTRAIVAIGGQTTFESIRYYSQDKQCWIPLKKFAQLPFSCVSHHSALTVSGQLFIAGGEYTQNNKVVTHNFFFQYDACTNRWLRLPTMKVARSKFAMVYVDGFIYAVGGQNQNKKWMCAVERFDMNLNKWQIVTSIDTALKQPTAAPYNGKLIVVGLDFNNALHVLLFHPKHNSWTRHASTYYPQCKAVLPVVHSGICYQVGFRSTQSKLDPTPEWAYSRKYYRRCNFDSNTSPQDASLAMSDAGGDEAAQDQKFISESNLPTFRIEDKVFVAVNGHVESTGITVDENQVYDVDMDLWNRLGHIIEGAAITCFTFDRYSLE